From a single Coturnix japonica isolate 7356 chromosome 25, Coturnix japonica 2.1, whole genome shotgun sequence genomic region:
- the SLC27A3 gene encoding LOW QUALITY PROTEIN: solute carrier family 27 member 3 (The sequence of the model RefSeq protein was modified relative to this genomic sequence to represent the inferred CDS: substituted 1 base at 1 genomic stop codon) yields the protein MALMAIGARPALLGTELRPAALRHCVKVCGARAVLVEPRXGGIVGSQLFGALEPIVAELRESGVSVWVIPGVIPGPVPGRYPNGAEPLNDASEPDPKELMEDGDVWRPSDMGETALYIFTSGTTGLPKAARVSHLKALLCCGFYQLLGAHRRDVLYVALPLHHTAGALLGIAGCVGIGRGEEQLHIYKLFSPFEIVRFDVAQGAPVRDEKGRCIRVRPGEPGLLVAPVTPRTPFLGYVGSRAQSEQKLLRDVFVEGDTFFSTGDLMEEDELGFVRFCDRTGDTFRWKGENVSTTEVAEALLTHAALQEAAVYGVTVPGHEGRAGMAAVVLRPGWELDGAELFQHVAAVLPPYAWPRFIRLQERLEVTPTFKQLKSLLAQDGFDPTRVPVPLLLLDVAAAAYVPMGREQWDGVVTGRIRI from the exons CCGTGCTGGTGGAGCCACGGTGAGGGGGGATAGTGGGGTCTC AGCTGTTCGGGGCTTTGGAGCCGATCGTGGCGGAGCTGCGGGAATCCGGCGTGTCGGTTTGGGTGATACCGGGGGTGATACCGGGGCCGGTACCGGGTCGGTACCCGAACGGAGCGGAACCTTTGAACGACGCTTCGGAACCGGATCCGAAGGAGCTGATGGAAGATGGGGACGTTTGGAGACCGAGCGACATGGGGGAGACGGCGCTGTACATCTTCACCTCCGGGACCACCG GTCTCCCCAAGGCCGCCCGTGTCTCTCACCTGAAGGCGCTGTTGTGCTGCGGCTTCTACCAGCTGCTGGGCGCCCACCGGCGCGACGTGCTGTACGTGGCGCTGCCGCTGCATCACACGGCGGGGGCGCTGCTGGGCATCGCGGGATGCGTCGGAATCG GCCGTGGGGAGGAGCAGCTTCACATCTATAAG CTTTTCTCGCCCTTTGAGATCGTGAGGTTCGACGTGGCTCAGGGGGCCCCGGTGCGGGATGAGAAGGGGAGGTGTATCCGAGTGAGGCCGG GGGAGCCGGGGCTGCTGGTGGCTCCGGTGACGCCGCGGACGCCGTTCCTGGGCTACGTGGGCAGCCGGGCGCAGTCGGAGCAGAAGCTGCTCAGGGACGTTTTTGTGGAGGGCGACACGTTTTTTAGCACCGGGGACTTGATGGAGGAGGACGAACTCGGCTTCGTGCGATTCTGCGACCGCACCGGGGACACCTTCAG GTGGAAAGGAGAGAACGTTTCCACCACGGAGGTTGCGGAGGCGCTGCTGACCCACGCGGCCCTACAGGAGGCAGCTGTGTACGGCGTCACCGTGCCAG GCCATGAGGGTCGTGCGGGGATGGCTGCGGTGGTGCTGCGTCCTGGGTGGGagctggatggggctgagctgttCCAACACGTGGCTGCGGTGCTGCCGCCCTACGCGTGGCCAAGGTTCATCCGGCTGCAG GAGCGGCTGGAGGTGACCCCCACCTTCAAGCAGCTCAAGTCGTTGCTGGCTCAGGACGGTTTCGACCCGACCCGTGTCCCGGTTCCGCTGCTGTTGTTGGACGTCGCCGCGGCCGCCTACGTCCCCATGGGCCGCGAGCAGTGGGACGGCGTCGTAACAGGCCGCATCCGCATCTAG
- the GATAD2B gene encoding transcriptional repressor p66-beta, with protein MAAGCAMGVGPPPRIPTRGTERVPLPHRMDRMTEDALRLNLLKRSLDQADERDDVLAKRLKMEGHEAMERLKMLALLKRKDLSGIEVPHELPVKQDGVKVYEEKLNGSLRPHGDGRTAGRPGKENINDEPVDMSARRSDQDRGRLTPSPDIIVLSDNEASSPRSSSRMEERLKAANLEMFKGKSIEERQQLIKQLRDELRLEEARLVLLKKLRQSQLQKENVVQKTPVVQNAASIVQPSPAHVGQQGLSKLPSRPGAQGVEPQNLRTLQGHSVIRSATNTTLPHMLMSQRVIAPNPAQLQGQRVPPKPGLIRTTTPSMNPAINYQPRSSSSAIYMNLASHIQPGTVTRVSSPLPSPSALSDAANSQAAAKLALSKQLEKTLLEIPPPKPPAPEMNFLPSAANSEFIYMVGLEEVVQSVIDSQGKSCASFLRVEPFVCAQCRTDFTPHWKQEKNGKILCEQCMTSNQKKALKAEHTNRLKNAFVKALQQEQEIEQRLQQQAALSPTAAPAVSSVGKQESMMRHHTLRQAPQPQSSLQRGIPTSARSMLSNFAQAPQLSVAGGLLGMPGVNIAYLNAGIGGHKASSLADRQREYLLDMIPPRSISHQDGYGDMEMD; from the exons ATGGCAGCTGGGTGTGCAATGGGGGTGGGACCCCCACCCCGTATCCCCACACGTGGCACTGAGCGtgtccctctgccccacaggaTGGACAGGATGACGGAGGACGCGCTGCGTCTCAACCTCCTCAAGAGGAGCCTGGACCAGGCGGACGAGAGGGACGACGTCCTGGCCAAGAGGCTGAAGATGGAGGGACACGAGGCCATGGAGAGGCTGAAGATGCTGGCGCTGCTGAAGAGGAAGGACCTGTCGGGCATCGAGGTGCCCCACGAGCTCCCGGTCAAACAAGATGGTGTGAAAGTGTACGAGGAGAAGCTGAACGGGAGCCTGAGGCCCCATGGGGATGGCAGGACTGCAGGGAGGCCGGGCAAGGAGAACATTAACGACGAGCCGGTGGATATGAGCGCCAGGAGGAG tGACCAGGACCGGGGCCGCCTCACCCCCTCCCCAGACATCATCGTCCTCTCCGACAACGAGGCCTCCAGCCCCCGCTCCAGCTCCCGCatggaagaaaggctgaaggcGGCCaacctggagatgttcaag ggGAAGAGCATCgaggagaggcagcagctcaTCAAGCAGCTCCGGGACGAGCTGCGGCTGGAGGAGGccaggctggtgctgctgaagaAGCTGAGGCAGAgtcagctgcagaaggagaacGTGGTACAGAAG ACTCCGGTTGTCCAGAATGCGGCGTCTATCGTGCAGCCATCTCCTGCTCACGTGGGACAGCAGGGACTGTCCAAGCTGCCCTCCAGGCCTGGAGCTCAGGGGGTCGAGCCTCAAAACTTAAGGACATTACAG GGTCACAGTGTCATTAGATCCGCCACCAACACGACCCTGCCCCATATGCTCATGTCTCAGCGCGTGATCGCCCCCAaccctgcccagctgcagggGCAGCGCGTTCCTCCTAAGCCTGGTCTCATCCGCACTACGACTCCAAGCATGAATCCAGCCATCAACTACCAGCCG CGTTCGTCGTCCTCCGCCATCTACATGAACCTCGCGtcccacatccagcctggcaccGTCACCCGCGTCTCGTCCCCGCTCCCCAGCCCCAGCGCCCTGAGCGACGCCGCCAACTCGCAGGCAGCCGCCAAGTTGGCGCTGAGCAAACAGCTGGAGAAGACACTGCTGGAGATCCCTCCTCCAAAGCCACCAGCTCCAGAGATGAACTTCCTGCCCAGCGCGGCCAACAGCGAGTTCATCTACatggtggggctggaggaggtggTGCAGAGCGTCATCGATAGCCAAG GGAAGAGCTGCGCGTCCTTCCTGCGCGTGGAGCCCTTTGTCTGCGCTCAGTGCCGCACCGACTTCACCCCGCACTGGAAGCAGGAGAAGAACGGGAAGATCCTGTGCGAGCAATGCATGACGTCCAACCAGAAGAAGGCGCTGAAGGCCGAGCACACCAACAGGCTGAAGAACGCCTTCGtcaaagctctgcagcaggagcag GAGATCGAGCAGCGGttgcagcagcaggcagccctgtCCCCCACCGCGGCTCCGGCCGTCTCCAGCGTCGGCAAACAGGAAAGCATGATGAGGCACCACACGCTCCGGCAG GCTCCGCAGCCCCAGAGCTCTCTGCAGCGCGGCATCCCCACCTCGGCCCGCTCCATGCTCTCCAACTTCGCGCAGGCGCCGCAGCTCTCGGTGGCGGGTGGGCTGCTGGGCATGCCAG GCGTTAACATTGCCTATCTGAACGCCGGCATCGGGGGGCACAAAGCATCCAGCCTGGCGGACCGGCAGCGCGAGTACCTCCTGGACATGATCCCCCCCCGCTCCATATC ACATCAGGAcggatatggggacatggagaTGGATTGA